GAGGTAACGTTCATTTTCACCACCGGGGTACATTTCAGGATCTTCATCAGGGAGATCTTGGAATTCTTGCCCACGATCATAGAAAATTTCCGTATCGGGACCTGAAGGACCTTGACCAATATCCCAGAAATTATCTTCAACTTCGTAGATGTGGTCCGCTGGCATCCCAGTTTCAATCCAAATCCGCTTGGCATCTTGATCTTCGGGGTAAACTGTCGCATACAGCTTTTCAGGATCCATGCCATACCATTCAGGTGATGTCAACAGTTCCCATGCCCAAGGAATCACTTCTGGTTTGAAGTAATCGCCAATTGAAAAGTTCCCCATCATTTCAAACAAGGTGTGGTGACGCGCTGTGTGCCCCACGTTTTCAATATCGTTAGTCCGAATTGACTTTTGGGCGTTGGTAATCCGCTTGTTTTCAGGCACAACTGAACCGTCGAAATATTTCTTCAACGTTGCGACCCCTGAGTTAATCCATAACAATGTTGGATCATCCTTTGGAATTAATGATTGTGATGGTTCAATGCTGTGGCCCTTTGATTCAAAGAACTTTAAAAACATTGAACGAATTTCTGCTGATGATAATTCTTTCATCGATAAATATCCTACTTTCCAAAAATAAATTAATCGTATCACACCCTTCTCGGCGCCTAGTTTAACACTAAATACCGCAAAGAACGTAAAAAAAGACCCCTGCCTACAGAGACGCGACCCACGTGGTACCACTCTGCTTGCAACGATCTTGATCGTATACCTCTTAAGCTCGTTAACGCTGAGAAACGGTACCATTGCTGATACATAACAAGTGAGAGCATCGATGTGTTGAATTCGTTTCTCACAGCAACCGAAACGTTTCTGAAAATCCTTTGACACCAACATATTCACTGTCTAATATAATAACATTTTTTGCTGAAAATTAAAGTATTTTATTCACCGCTTAATGCTACGTGATTAATCTTTAACCAAGATTTCGCGATCAACCAATTCTTGAATGTAAAAATGGAATTGTTGCGTCAACACTTCACTGTTCTTGTGCGTGAAAATGTTGATCACCGTGTTGCCAAGGGCATTCACCGTTTTCATCTTAAAACCAGATAAATCTTGGGCAAAGACAATCTTTAACTTGAACGAGGCGTTAAATGCTTTGTTTGGTTCCAATTGACGCATCAATTGGTATGCCCCTGAATTTTGTTGAATGAAACCAGTATCCATTAGTGAATACTTCTTAATACTTGGGTGGACTGAGTATGTATCTGTGTCACCCAATAATTGAACTTGTTTATCAAAAGCCATAATTGCTTAACTCCTTATCGTCGCTTTAATTTAAAATTTATTAGTTTTGTTCGCCTTGAGTGGTGCCGGATGCCAGTGTAGTGGTTAGTGTGATGCTAGCGTTATAAGCCACTACGTGCCTGGAAATTGTTTGGCGCACCACGCTGGAAGCACATGTTCAAGCCAAAGTGCGGTCTTGAACAACTCGGATAAGCTGGGACTCTACGGGAATAAATTCCCTAGACTCCTCATCTTATCCTCAGCGGGAATATGTGTTTCACACATATTCCCCCAGTCGCGGTATAAAGGCTGCCGCCCGCCAACCAATTTCCAGACACTCCGTTAGTTAGGTGTTCGCTTCAAACATTTGCTTGTGACTACAAACGGCCACAATACAAACATTTTTCAAGAAATACCATAGCTAACGGGGCATAATACATCAATACATATGACTAACAAACCAATTTATTATACTTTTTATTATAACTAAAAAAGCTCGCTAAAACAGCGAACTTTTTGTGAATTCCTATTTAATTTGCGGGAATTTGTCTGATTACCCAGCCAAATCACACATTTCTTCAGGCTTGCTTGGTTTTTAGTGCTTAAGCGCCACAATATCTGACAAGAAGCGCATTTCGCCATCTAAATCCATGCCGTACCCAACTAAATAATCGTTAGGGACTTCCGCACCAACGTAGTCAGCTTCAATGTCGACGGAACGACCAGCCTTCTTATCGACGGCAACGACTGATTTAACTGATTTGGCACCCAGCTTAGTAAATTCCTTTACCAAGAAATCCAGCGTCAAACCGGTATCGATGATTTCATCAATCAAAATAATGTCGCG
This is a stretch of genomic DNA from Periweissella cryptocerci. It encodes these proteins:
- a CDS encoding DUF1831 domain-containing protein; translation: MAFDKQVQLLGDTDTYSVHPSIKKYSLMDTGFIQQNSGAYQLMRQLEPNKAFNASFKLKIVFAQDLSGFKMKTVNALGNTVINIFTHKNSEVLTQQFHFYIQELVDREILVKD